The following proteins are co-located in the Echinicola sp. 20G genome:
- a CDS encoding gliding motility-associated C-terminal domain-containing protein yields MDLKNGNNHEYLNLFMGSVPAAVSASKIVTLPYSFTWACGEELKLSNPLLAWTNSSDTDLSSTYDCNDYSFIQLESLGDYTLADNPANIKIKKEVDQTSISSPTNLNYTITVTNPGRINLTGVNVMDEMTNGDVPLSLVSGDEDQDGELDTNESWVYKTSYAVTQSDIDRGGKLVNKAVVSSNEAEKKCDDAVTKVEQVIGIKMVKSADKTESLKVGEIVTYTYRISNTGNTTVTDIYVTDDHPGNGAISEIMPTMVPSLGPGESIDFTASYEIVQEDIDAGGEITNIATGHATCAKNHKLKSVDEETISLEEGVSAVALTKVADKESYSVLGEEITYTLIVTNTGNVTLSNIKVTDPMTGLESVLASLAPGGSTAFTTVHKVTQADLEEGKVVNTAHVNAEDPNGEEVSDSASEESIASLTPIEANDDDFGVFNSSTGRVFGNILLNDLFNNSEINPEDVDFEFIDLDGIIGLQVDEEGLLTLPPDIAARAYTLRYELREKLNPSNKDQALVTFRIQANEVMPMDDQMITNMNQEITFDILANDVTTIHPLDPNSLAIISETANGSLTINADGTVTYVPDTDFSGTDTFTYQICDNSLPEVICGTAEVNIMVRPISMSLSKTVDVASLGLGEMATYTITLTNNSEFAVGNVILKDLLPAQMTFISTTLETTEDLTWLIDQIEAGETISFEIQVMATAEGEATNVVTLQAGNFELREEASTVLVENEEVDLSITKTSFGVEVYEGDEFNYEIVVNNIGGNDATDVIITDNLPSNVVMVGGSYTANSSEIVAEMTANGQQITWAVPFFPADGQITITLKVKAMEPGVIINQAVVGSAEEDKNPEDNTASDQNGIETFFIPNVITPGDMDNKNDQFVIKGLGKFEQNEIVILNRWGDHVFETKGYQQDWAAKGLNAGAYFYVLTVTDSLGEVHTFKGWIQVIKNGSKFDN; encoded by the coding sequence ATGGATTTAAAGAATGGTAATAATCACGAGTACTTGAATCTATTTATGGGAAGTGTCCCTGCTGCTGTCAGTGCTTCAAAAATCGTGACTTTACCCTATTCTTTTACATGGGCTTGCGGAGAAGAACTCAAACTGAGTAACCCATTATTAGCATGGACTAATTCTAGTGATACTGATTTGTCTTCTACTTATGATTGCAATGATTATAGTTTTATTCAATTGGAATCTTTAGGTGATTATACTTTAGCTGACAATCCTGCAAACATTAAAATTAAAAAGGAGGTTGACCAAACTTCTATTTCATCGCCCACCAATTTGAATTATACTATTACTGTCACTAATCCTGGAAGAATTAACTTGACAGGTGTGAATGTGATGGATGAAATGACCAACGGAGATGTGCCATTGAGTCTAGTGAGTGGTGATGAAGATCAAGATGGAGAATTGGATACCAATGAATCATGGGTTTATAAAACGTCTTATGCGGTGACCCAATCCGATATTGATAGAGGAGGAAAGTTGGTCAATAAAGCAGTTGTGAGCAGTAATGAGGCAGAAAAAAAATGTGATGATGCCGTAACAAAAGTGGAGCAAGTCATAGGCATAAAGATGGTTAAATCCGCGGACAAAACAGAATCTCTAAAAGTAGGGGAAATTGTTACTTATACCTATCGAATAAGCAATACAGGAAACACAACAGTTACGGATATCTATGTGACGGATGATCATCCCGGCAATGGGGCAATAAGTGAAATAATGCCGACAATGGTGCCAAGTCTTGGGCCAGGTGAAAGTATTGATTTTACAGCAAGCTATGAAATAGTGCAAGAGGATATTGATGCCGGTGGGGAAATTACCAACATAGCAACAGGGCATGCTACCTGCGCGAAGAACCACAAATTAAAGTCCGTTGATGAAGAGACCATCTCCTTAGAGGAGGGTGTTTCAGCTGTAGCGCTTACAAAAGTGGCGGACAAAGAAAGCTATAGTGTTTTGGGTGAAGAAATCACTTATACTTTGATCGTGACCAATACAGGAAATGTGACCTTGAGCAATATAAAAGTTACTGATCCAATGACTGGGCTTGAAAGCGTATTGGCCAGTCTTGCGCCAGGAGGCAGCACTGCTTTCACTACCGTGCATAAGGTGACACAAGCAGACTTGGAGGAAGGAAAAGTAGTCAATACAGCACATGTAAATGCTGAGGATCCAAATGGAGAAGAGGTAAGTGACAGTGCTTCTGAAGAATCTATAGCTTCCCTTACACCGATTGAAGCAAATGACGATGATTTTGGCGTTTTTAACAGTTCCACGGGTAGGGTTTTCGGAAACATACTATTAAATGATTTATTTAATAACAGCGAAATCAACCCAGAGGATGTGGACTTTGAGTTCATTGACTTAGATGGTATCATTGGGCTTCAAGTTGATGAAGAAGGTTTATTGACTTTACCTCCAGACATAGCGGCAAGAGCCTATACTTTGCGCTATGAGCTAAGGGAAAAACTCAATCCGAGTAATAAAGATCAGGCCTTGGTAACATTTAGAATTCAGGCAAATGAAGTAATGCCGATGGATGATCAGATGATTACAAATATGAACCAAGAAATCACCTTTGACATTCTTGCCAATGATGTGACAACCATCCACCCCTTGGATCCAAACAGCTTGGCCATCATAAGTGAAACTGCCAATGGCAGCCTGACCATCAATGCTGACGGAACGGTTACCTATGTTCCTGATACTGACTTTAGCGGTACAGACACATTTACCTACCAAATATGTGACAATAGCCTTCCAGAGGTGATTTGCGGAACGGCAGAGGTCAATATCATGGTAAGGCCGATTTCGATGTCATTAAGTAAAACAGTTGACGTGGCCAGTTTAGGTCTTGGAGAGATGGCTACTTACACCATCACTTTAACCAACAACAGTGAGTTTGCCGTAGGAAATGTGATCTTGAAAGATCTATTGCCGGCCCAAATGACTTTTATCTCCACTACTTTGGAAACCACAGAAGATCTGACATGGCTGATTGATCAAATCGAAGCCGGAGAAACCATATCCTTCGAAATTCAAGTGATGGCCACTGCAGAAGGTGAAGCAACTAATGTTGTCACACTACAAGCTGGTAATTTTGAACTCAGAGAAGAGGCTTCCACTGTCCTTGTTGAAAATGAAGAAGTGGATTTGAGTATTACCAAGACCTCATTTGGAGTTGAAGTGTACGAAGGAGATGAGTTTAACTATGAGATTGTAGTAAATAATATTGGAGGGAACGATGCTACGGATGTAATAATTACAGACAATCTTCCATCGAACGTTGTCATGGTAGGCGGGAGCTATACAGCCAATAGTAGTGAAATAGTAGCTGAAATGACTGCGAATGGCCAACAAATTACTTGGGCAGTACCTTTCTTTCCTGCTGATGGGCAGATAACCATTACCCTTAAGGTTAAGGCTATGGAGCCAGGGGTGATTATAAATCAAGCGGTGGTAGGATCAGCAGAGGAGGACAAGAACCCCGAAGACAATACTGCCAGTGATCAGAATGGAATAGAAACCTTCTTTATCCCTAATGTAATCACACCGGGTGACATGGATAACAAGAACGATCAATTTGTGATCAAAGGGCTTGGTAAATTTGAGCAAAATGAAATAGTAATTCTCAATAGATGGGGAGACCATGTTTTTGAAACCAAAGGATACCAACAAGATTGGGCGGCGAAAGGCCTAAATGCAGGAGCATACTTCTACGTGTTGACAGTGACAGATAGCTTAGGGGAAGTACATACCTTCAAAGGGTGGATCCAAGTGATTAAGAACGGAAGTAAATTCGATAATTAA
- a CDS encoding aldehyde dehydrogenase family protein, with protein MKSQFLTENQQLTDIFNSQKKKAIQLRHSSFTERAERLKSLKEWIKENHEEIEKALYADLKKPSAETMITETGYALVEINLAIKKLKKWMSPKKVKTPIHMLGTNSYIHIEPLGTALIISPWNYPFNLSIGPVVSAISAGCTISLKPSELTPHTSALLRRMMTELFDTDIVAVFEGGKETAQALLQLPFDHIFFTGSTSVGKTVMNAASRNLSSVTLELGGKSPVIIDKDFDLKDAAKKIAIGKFLNCGQTCISPDYLLIHESQKETFIKELQSQINKMYNPKNKGFITNKDYGRIIEQKHLNRLQNLLADAQTKGGHIELGGDIVKEENYMGPTVISNMSENMLLMQEEIFGPILPILTYHNMEEVSHLLQLRPKPLALYLFTEDGSIKENFLKNTSSGTVVINDCSIQYMQNELPFGGVNHSGIGKSHGYAGFLAFSNQKSIVEQRKGKTLPQLLYPPYDLKTTGLINTFKKWLLKG; from the coding sequence ATGAAATCTCAATTTTTAACTGAAAATCAACAACTTACGGATATTTTCAATTCTCAAAAGAAAAAAGCCATCCAACTACGGCATTCTTCCTTTACAGAAAGAGCAGAAAGGCTTAAGTCGCTGAAAGAGTGGATCAAAGAGAATCATGAAGAAATTGAAAAGGCATTATACGCCGACCTTAAAAAACCGAGTGCAGAAACAATGATCACCGAAACAGGATATGCACTGGTAGAAATTAACTTGGCCATTAAAAAGCTGAAAAAATGGATGTCACCCAAAAAGGTAAAAACCCCCATTCACATGCTGGGAACCAATTCATATATCCATATAGAACCCCTCGGAACGGCCTTGATCATTTCTCCATGGAATTACCCTTTTAACCTTTCTATTGGTCCGGTGGTGTCCGCCATTTCGGCTGGATGTACCATATCATTGAAACCATCTGAATTGACCCCACATACTTCCGCGCTTTTGAGAAGAATGATGACAGAACTGTTTGATACTGATATAGTAGCCGTTTTCGAAGGAGGAAAAGAAACTGCCCAGGCTTTATTACAACTTCCTTTTGACCATATTTTCTTTACAGGAAGTACTTCCGTGGGAAAAACGGTAATGAATGCCGCTTCCCGAAATCTCTCAAGTGTCACCTTGGAACTTGGTGGTAAATCTCCGGTAATCATTGATAAGGACTTTGATCTCAAAGATGCCGCTAAAAAGATCGCTATTGGTAAGTTCCTCAACTGTGGCCAAACATGTATTTCGCCAGATTACTTATTGATCCATGAATCCCAAAAAGAAACATTTATCAAGGAGCTCCAGAGTCAAATCAATAAAATGTACAATCCTAAAAACAAGGGATTTATAACTAATAAAGATTATGGAAGGATAATCGAACAAAAGCACCTCAACAGATTGCAAAATCTCCTTGCTGATGCTCAAACGAAGGGAGGTCATATCGAACTTGGCGGTGACATTGTGAAGGAAGAAAACTATATGGGACCTACCGTTATCAGTAATATGTCCGAAAACATGCTCCTAATGCAGGAAGAAATTTTTGGCCCCATTTTACCCATACTTACTTATCATAACATGGAAGAAGTGAGTCATTTATTACAATTAAGACCGAAACCCCTGGCGCTTTATCTTTTTACAGAAGATGGATCGATAAAAGAGAATTTCCTTAAAAACACCAGTTCTGGTACGGTGGTAATTAATGACTGTTCCATCCAATACATGCAAAACGAGCTGCCTTTTGGAGGTGTCAATCATAGCGGAATTGGAAAATCCCACGGATACGCCGGCTTTTTGGCTTTTAGCAATCAAAAATCAATTGTAGAGCAAAGAAAGGGAAAAACACTTCCTCAACTCCTTTATCCCCCTTATGACCTCAAGACAACCGGTCTGATCAATACCTTCAAAAAGTGGTTACTCAAAGGCTAA
- a CDS encoding DUF6702 family protein, protein MLYNYIVISILGWMVFFHPFYISVTDINYNEKSESLEVAQKIFWDDFEDVLSEQEGNRVDFLNPENPQKLEKLVEKYLIDKNHILVNGDTAQLSYIGYEIEEDAAWFYMEAKKVSRPHTVMVKNEILIHYFPDQRNMVNFYVNKSPKTLILYKDHESGTLAFE, encoded by the coding sequence ATGTTATATAATTATATAGTTATCTCGATACTAGGATGGATGGTTTTTTTCCACCCTTTTTACATCAGCGTGACCGATATCAACTACAATGAAAAGTCAGAAAGTCTTGAGGTTGCACAGAAGATTTTCTGGGATGATTTTGAAGATGTTCTCAGTGAACAAGAAGGCAATAGGGTGGATTTTTTGAATCCAGAAAATCCTCAGAAGTTAGAGAAACTTGTGGAGAAATACCTAATTGATAAGAATCATATCTTGGTCAATGGAGATACCGCTCAGCTTTCCTATATCGGCTATGAAATAGAAGAAGATGCCGCCTGGTTTTATATGGAAGCCAAGAAGGTTTCTCGGCCGCACACTGTCATGGTTAAAAATGAAATTCTGATCCATTATTTTCCCGATCAAAGGAATATGGTTAATTTTTATGTAAATAAATCACCAAAAACGCTGATCCTATATAAGGATCACGAGAGTGGGACCTTAGCCTTTGAGTAA
- a CDS encoding HupE/UreJ family protein yields the protein MNQFQAYFNLGIKHILDLNGFDHILFIIALCAIYLLRDWKKILVLVTAFTIGHSITLALATLKIFSVNSNLIEFLIPVTIAVTAFFNILKPRPSSGNGIQANYVFALFFGLIHGLGFSNYLRSLLGRENSIWEPLLAFNLGIEVGQLAIVAIFIIVSSIAIGILGANRKEWALVISSVVLGMAIMMILDAIYW from the coding sequence ATGAATCAGTTTCAAGCGTATTTTAATTTAGGGATAAAACATATTCTAGACCTAAATGGATTTGACCACATTTTATTCATCATTGCGCTTTGCGCTATTTATCTATTAAGGGATTGGAAAAAGATCCTTGTTTTGGTTACCGCCTTTACAATTGGGCATTCCATCACACTCGCATTGGCAACCCTTAAGATCTTTAGTGTAAACTCTAACTTAATCGAATTTCTAATTCCGGTGACCATTGCGGTGACCGCTTTCTTCAATATACTCAAACCACGGCCTTCAAGTGGTAATGGCATTCAGGCAAACTATGTATTTGCCCTTTTCTTCGGCCTGATCCACGGACTTGGTTTCTCCAATTATTTAAGGTCTCTATTAGGTAGGGAAAACTCTATTTGGGAACCTTTGTTGGCTTTCAACCTTGGTATTGAAGTAGGACAATTGGCCATAGTAGCCATATTTATCATCGTATCTTCTATTGCCATTGGCATTCTTGGTGCCAATAGGAAAGAATGGGCATTGGTCATCTCCTCGGTTGTACTCGGTATGGCCATCATGATGATCTTGGACGCGATATACTGGTAA
- a CDS encoding M1 family metallopeptidase, whose protein sequence is MKRIIHLLAINLLLLGNVFAQHSEQNHAERFEQLGSMLRSPNVYRAASGAPGHLYWQQQANYEISVELDDQNQSIKGTEKVTYINNSPDELSYLWIQLDQNQRAKDADSHKASTSKIYERMSLRQLESILWHDQDLGYKIHSVKDMNGTDIPVAINKTMMRVDLPEPLKAGEEVEFVVDWSFNIHDRTSFIGGRPGYEYFEEDGNYLYTMAEWFPRMAVYSDFQGWQNKQFYGSGEFALTFGNYKVSITVPADHMVGATGVLTNAEEVLNDTELDRWNQAKETFDEPVVIRTQKEAEKLEKGKASDMKTWVFEAENVRDFAWTSSRKFIWDAMAVNVGNKTAMAMSYYGKEANPLWGQYSTKVVAHTLKSYSSRTFDYPYPTAISVEAANGMEYPMICFNYGRPDADGTYSEAIKNGMISVIIHEVGHNFFPMIVNSDERQWTWMDEGLNTFMQFLAEQEWDRNYPSRRGPAHKIVDYMKGEKQYLEPIMTNSENIIQFGSNAYAKPATALNILRETVMGRELFDFAFKQYAQRWKFKHPTPADFFRTMEDASAVDLDWFWRGWFFGTEPVDIALEEVKWYQLDNRTPAEKKKDEASAHEKYESYVSRTKNEKDIPETVIEKDPGTRDFYYSYNQFSVTPSDEKAYKSFVSNLNEKEKELFNSGLNYYEITFKNVGGLVMPLIVQFNYVDGTSEVERIPAYIWRKNETEVTKVFPKEKEIESIILDPYRETADIDEENNYFPRKALPSRFELFQRGNSPRGASSGSNPMKAAKKKN, encoded by the coding sequence ATGAAAAGGATAATCCATTTATTAGCTATTAATTTGCTCTTGTTAGGCAATGTATTTGCCCAGCACAGCGAACAAAACCATGCAGAGCGATTTGAACAATTAGGCAGCATGCTTCGCTCACCCAATGTCTACAGAGCAGCTTCTGGAGCACCAGGGCATTTATATTGGCAACAACAAGCCAATTATGAAATTTCAGTAGAGCTTGATGACCAAAACCAAAGCATCAAAGGCACTGAAAAAGTCACCTACATTAACAATTCACCTGATGAACTAAGCTACCTTTGGATCCAGTTAGATCAAAACCAAAGGGCAAAAGATGCTGATAGCCATAAGGCTAGCACAAGCAAAATCTATGAAAGGATGTCCCTTAGACAATTGGAGTCTATCCTTTGGCATGACCAAGACTTGGGATATAAAATCCACAGTGTAAAGGACATGAACGGAACAGATATTCCTGTCGCGATCAACAAAACCATGATGCGAGTAGATCTCCCAGAACCTCTTAAGGCTGGTGAAGAAGTGGAATTCGTCGTTGACTGGAGCTTTAACATTCATGACAGAACCAGCTTTATAGGTGGAAGACCGGGATATGAATATTTTGAGGAAGATGGCAACTACCTATACACCATGGCCGAGTGGTTCCCTAGAATGGCCGTTTACTCTGACTTCCAAGGTTGGCAAAACAAACAGTTCTATGGAAGCGGTGAATTTGCACTTACCTTTGGAAACTACAAAGTAAGCATCACTGTCCCTGCAGATCATATGGTGGGCGCAACTGGCGTGCTAACCAATGCTGAAGAGGTTTTAAATGACACTGAACTGGACAGGTGGAACCAAGCCAAAGAAACCTTTGATGAGCCAGTGGTAATCCGTACCCAAAAAGAAGCTGAAAAACTTGAAAAAGGAAAAGCCTCTGATATGAAAACCTGGGTTTTTGAAGCTGAAAACGTAAGGGATTTTGCCTGGACTTCCTCTAGAAAGTTCATCTGGGATGCCATGGCTGTCAATGTAGGCAACAAAACAGCAATGGCTATGTCTTACTATGGCAAAGAAGCCAACCCTCTTTGGGGTCAATACTCTACCAAAGTAGTAGCGCATACGCTGAAATCTTATTCTTCCAGAACTTTTGACTACCCTTATCCTACTGCAATTTCTGTAGAGGCTGCCAATGGAATGGAATATCCAATGATCTGCTTCAACTACGGTAGACCTGATGCGGACGGAACCTATTCTGAAGCCATCAAAAACGGTATGATCTCTGTGATCATTCACGAAGTTGGTCATAACTTCTTCCCCATGATTGTCAATTCTGACGAGCGTCAGTGGACTTGGATGGATGAAGGTTTGAACACCTTTATGCAATTCCTTGCAGAACAAGAGTGGGACAGAAACTATCCTTCCAGAAGAGGGCCTGCCCATAAAATTGTGGATTACATGAAAGGCGAAAAGCAGTACTTGGAACCCATCATGACCAATTCTGAGAACATTATTCAATTTGGCTCAAATGCCTATGCCAAGCCAGCAACCGCATTGAACATTTTGAGAGAAACTGTAATGGGAAGAGAGTTATTCGACTTTGCATTCAAACAATATGCACAAAGATGGAAATTCAAACATCCTACCCCAGCGGATTTCTTCAGAACCATGGAAGACGCTTCTGCTGTTGATTTGGACTGGTTCTGGAGAGGCTGGTTCTTTGGAACGGAGCCAGTAGATATCGCTCTTGAAGAAGTGAAGTGGTACCAATTGGACAACAGAACTCCAGCGGAAAAGAAAAAGGATGAAGCCTCAGCGCATGAGAAGTATGAATCTTACGTTTCAAGAACCAAAAATGAAAAAGACATTCCTGAGACAGTAATCGAAAAAGATCCGGGAACGAGAGACTTCTACTATAGCTATAATCAATTTTCAGTTACTCCAAGTGACGAAAAAGCCTATAAAAGCTTCGTATCCAATTTGAATGAAAAAGAAAAAGAATTGTTTAATAGTGGATTGAACTACTATGAAATTACCTTCAAAAATGTTGGTGGATTGGTGATGCCTTTAATCGTTCAGTTCAACTATGTAGACGGAACTTCAGAAGTGGAAAGAATTCCGGCCTATATCTGGAGAAAGAATGAAACTGAAGTCACTAAAGTATTCCCTAAGGAGAAAGAAATTGAATCCATCATACTTGACCCTTACCGGGAAACAGCGGACATTGACGAGGAAAACAATTATTTCCCAAGAAAAGCACTTCCTTCTAGATTTGAGCTGTTCCAAAGAGGAAACTCCCCGAGAGGTGCCTCTAGCGGCAGCAATCCTATGAAAGCAGCCAAAAAGAAAAATTAA
- a CDS encoding endonuclease/exonuclease/phosphatase family protein, whose translation MKGKLLLILIVFTCFQSFGQNDEKLKVISYNIWNGYDWGKDTLRRKQLCNWVDEQKPEVVALQELCSYTPEKLQKDAESWGHPYSELLKTTGYSVGITSSSPITVISKLFGNLHHGALHVKINEINYLVVHLHPGSIKRRREEVDILKAYIQDNIDRDEGLMVLGDFNTHSPLDASLYEEKPDWLQKDWDNNKDKGLDGNMAVKMQLDYAVMAGFMGVPLFDSVWQSERTGKGMESFPAMVLTDKEKKGIEIPANERIDYIMISENLQGELIKAYVANGKENWYLSDHYPVVADFDITK comes from the coding sequence ATGAAAGGAAAACTCTTACTAATACTTATTGTTTTTACATGCTTTCAATCGTTTGGGCAAAACGATGAGAAACTAAAAGTGATCAGTTACAATATTTGGAATGGTTATGACTGGGGAAAGGACACTTTAAGACGAAAACAACTTTGTAACTGGGTCGATGAACAAAAACCAGAGGTGGTAGCACTTCAGGAATTGTGCAGTTACACTCCCGAAAAACTTCAAAAGGATGCTGAGTCCTGGGGACATCCTTATTCAGAACTTTTGAAGACCACCGGATATTCTGTCGGGATTACCTCTTCAAGTCCCATTACCGTGATTTCAAAACTGTTTGGTAATCTGCACCATGGGGCTTTGCATGTGAAGATAAATGAAATTAATTATTTGGTTGTACACCTTCATCCTGGTAGTATCAAAAGACGTAGGGAAGAGGTGGACATCTTAAAAGCCTATATCCAAGACAATATTGATAGAGATGAAGGCTTGATGGTTTTAGGGGATTTTAATACACACAGTCCTTTGGATGCTTCACTATATGAAGAAAAACCTGATTGGCTTCAAAAGGATTGGGACAATAATAAGGACAAAGGACTTGATGGGAATATGGCTGTGAAGATGCAGTTGGATTATGCAGTGATGGCGGGTTTTATGGGTGTTCCCTTGTTTGATAGTGTTTGGCAGTCAGAACGAACGGGGAAAGGTATGGAGAGTTTTCCTGCAATGGTGCTGACAGATAAGGAAAAAAAGGGCATTGAAATACCTGCAAATGAACGAATAGATTATATCATGATCTCTGAGAATCTTCAGGGTGAATTGATTAAAGCCTATGTGGCAAACGGAAAAGAAAATTGGTATTTATCTGATCATTATCCTGTCGTAGCGGATTTTGACATCACCAAATAG
- a CDS encoding ammonium transporter, which translates to MTQELFTINNVWMMVATILVFIMHLGFAALEAGLTRAKNTVNILFKNTIIPAMGLLTYAFVGFNLMYPGESFAGGFFGISGIGLSLPEGWDSFAYNEGYTFFTDFIFQAMFAATAATIVSGAVAERIKLGPFIIFSTLYVAICYPIVGMWKWGGGFLDTLSTPFYDFAGSTIVHSVGGWGALVGAYLLGPRIGKYTDKGMNAIPGHNIPMAVIGVFLLWFGWFGFNGGSVLSADPGLVSKVFVTTSIAGAAGAFGALIFSYWKFKSYDITMVLNGVLAGLVGITAGADLMGVGEAAIIGFVGGALVVFAVVFFDKVKVDDPVGAISVHLVGGIWGTLAVGIFGDLAGFSQLMSQLIGIGAVGAFCLVFSFVIFYAMKKTVGIRVHEQEEVEGLDINEHSMRAYPDFATKD; encoded by the coding sequence ATGACTCAAGAATTATTTACCATCAATAATGTGTGGATGATGGTAGCCACAATTCTGGTATTTATCATGCACCTAGGCTTTGCAGCCTTGGAAGCTGGCCTTACCAGAGCAAAAAATACCGTTAACATTCTATTTAAAAACACCATTATCCCAGCTATGGGATTATTGACTTACGCTTTTGTAGGTTTTAACTTAATGTACCCAGGAGAATCTTTTGCAGGAGGTTTCTTTGGAATCAGTGGGATTGGTCTAAGTCTGCCGGAAGGCTGGGACAGCTTTGCTTATAATGAAGGTTATACCTTTTTTACTGATTTTATTTTTCAGGCCATGTTTGCCGCTACCGCTGCGACCATCGTTTCCGGGGCAGTAGCTGAAAGAATCAAACTAGGTCCGTTTATTATTTTCTCTACATTATATGTAGCCATTTGTTATCCTATCGTAGGGATGTGGAAATGGGGTGGAGGATTTTTGGATACTTTAAGTACTCCATTCTATGACTTTGCAGGTTCAACCATTGTCCACTCTGTAGGTGGGTGGGGTGCCTTGGTAGGTGCTTATTTGTTAGGGCCAAGAATCGGTAAATACACGGATAAAGGAATGAATGCCATTCCGGGACATAATATTCCAATGGCCGTAATAGGCGTTTTCTTGTTATGGTTTGGCTGGTTTGGCTTCAACGGAGGTTCTGTATTGTCTGCTGACCCTGGATTGGTGTCCAAAGTCTTTGTGACCACTTCCATTGCAGGTGCAGCGGGTGCTTTTGGTGCACTCATCTTTTCTTACTGGAAGTTCAAGTCGTATGATATTACCATGGTATTGAATGGTGTTTTGGCTGGTCTAGTAGGAATCACTGCTGGTGCAGATTTGATGGGAGTAGGTGAAGCAGCCATTATTGGATTTGTAGGAGGTGCTTTGGTTGTTTTTGCAGTAGTATTCTTTGATAAAGTGAAAGTGGATGATCCGGTAGGTGCGATCTCAGTGCACCTTGTAGGTGGTATTTGGGGGACTTTGGCTGTAGGGATTTTCGGTGACTTAGCTGGATTTTCTCAGTTGATGTCACAGTTGATCGGTATCGGTGCAGTTGGTGCTTTTTGCTTGGTGTTTAGCTTTGTCATTTTCTATGCCATGAAAAAGACGGTGGGTATCCGTGTCCATGAACAAGAAGAAGTGGAAGGATTGGATATCAATGAGCACAGCATGAGAGCTTATCCTGACTTTGCTACTAAAGACTAA
- a CDS encoding P-II family nitrogen regulator produces the protein MKKVEAIIRTSRFEVIHKCIAALGVKFLTFYEVKGMGLEHAKMEKYRGVAYEPAYIPRTKLEIVVTEDLVDDVINCILKEGRTGEIGDGKIFVTDVLKAYRVRNEDTGASAL, from the coding sequence ATGAAAAAAGTTGAAGCAATTATTAGAACTTCTCGATTTGAGGTGATTCACAAATGTATTGCTGCTTTAGGTGTTAAATTCCTTACTTTTTATGAAGTGAAGGGTATGGGACTAGAGCATGCAAAGATGGAAAAGTACAGAGGCGTGGCTTACGAGCCGGCCTATATTCCAAGAACCAAATTGGAAATTGTGGTTACCGAGGATCTCGTAGATGATGTAATTAACTGTATCCTAAAAGAAGGCCGAACTGGCGAAATAGGAGATGGAAAAATCTTTGTCACTGATGTTTTGAAAGCCTATAGGGTCAGAAACGAAGATACAGGTGCTTCAGCCCTTTAA